In the genome of Zonotrichia albicollis isolate bZonAlb1 chromosome 24, bZonAlb1.hap1, whole genome shotgun sequence, one region contains:
- the LOC141731701 gene encoding CDP-diacylglycerol--inositol 3-phosphatidyltransferase-like: protein MAGEDVTSVFLFVPNLIGYARILLAAVSFWLMPTRPGPAAACYGLAGLLDAVDGHAARMLGQGSRLGAMLDMLTDRLSSLCLLLNLALLYPQWAGLFQLSMALDVASHWLHMHCSTLQGASSHKNVGGEGHPLLRRYYQSRPLLFLLCAGNEGFHCCLYLLYWGEGPAPLPGWPGLFRLLLWLSAPLAALKSFLNLLQLGGALRGVAALDAAERARKGS, encoded by the exons ATGGCGGGGGAGGACGTGACGAGCGTGTTCCTGTTCGTGCCCAACCTGATCG GCTATGCCCGCATCCTGCTGGCCGCCGTCTCCTTCTGGCTGATGCCGACCCGGCCGGGCCCTGCGGCCGCCTGCTACGGCCTGGCCGGACTGCTGGACGCCGTGGACGGACACGCGGCCAGAATGCTCGGACAGG GCTCGCGGCTGGGCGCCATGCTGGACATGCTGACGGACAGACTGAGCtcgctgtgcctgctgctcaaCCTGGCGCTGCTCTACCCGCAATGGGCGGGGCTCTTCCAGCTCAGCATGGCGCTCGACGTGGCCAGCCATTGGCTGCACATGCACTG ctccaCCCTCCAGGGGGCGTCGTCGCACAAGAACgtggggggggaggggcacCCCCTGCTGAGGCGCTACTACCAGAGCAGG cccctcctcttcctgctgTGCGCCGGAAATGAGGGATTCCATTGCTGCCTGTACCTGCTGTACTGGGGAGAGGGCCCAGCAC CACTTCCGGGCTGGCCGGGGCTGTTCCGGCTCCTCCTTTGGCTCTCGGCCCCATTGGCCGCCCTCAAATCCTTCCTGAACCTTCTGCAGCTGGGCGGGGCCCTGAGGGGCGTGGCCGCCCTGGACGCGGCCGAGCGGGCCCGGAAAGGCTCCTGA
- the LOC141731724 gene encoding myosin regulatory light chain 11-like: MAPKKAKRRAGAEGSSNVFSMFDQTQIQEFKEAFTVIDQNRDGIIDKDDLRETFAAMGRLNVKNEELDAMIKEASGPINFTVFLTMFGEKLKGADPEDVIMGAFKVLDPDGKGSIKKSFLEELLTTQCDRFTPEEIKNMWAAFPPDVAGNVDYKNICYVITHGEDKEGE; this comes from the exons GCCCCCAAGAAGGCGAAGCGACGCGCGGGCGCCGAGGGCAGCTCCAACGTCTTCTCCATGTTCGACCAGACCCAGATCCAGGAGTTCAAGGAG GCGTTCACGGTGATCGATCAGAACCGGGACGGGATCATTGATAAGGACGATCTGCGCGAGACCTTCGCCGCCATGG GCCGGCTGAACGTGAAGAACGAGGAGTTGGACGCGATGATCAAAGAGGCCTCGGGGCCAATCAACTTCACCGTGTTCCTCACCATGTTTGGGGAAAAACTGAAGG GGGCGGATCCCGAGGACGTCATCATGGGCGCTTTTAAAGTGCTGGACCCGGACGGGAAAGGGTCAATCAAAAAGAGCTT cctggaggagctgctgacgACGCAATGCGACCGCTTCACCCCCGAGGAG ATCAAGAACATGTGGGCGGCGTTCCCGCCGGACGTGGCCGGGAACGTGGATTACAAGAACATTTGTTACGTCATCACCCACGGCGAGGACAAGGAGGGGGagtaa